A window of Bacteroidota bacterium contains these coding sequences:
- a CDS encoding serine hydrolase, translating to MKKILAYFSLILVLGVAYVGYTNYPKLDIITGYASKMVASAVFVADRTQESVNKCDNNFSPINLASIEVNEKEKSVSATLYGLKKNKAVYREGLGVVVVTDDYDEKANLIAPQRNIRETNLAFPYGDMAQKDTIFANVNYDLLNKAVDNSFDINPDRIEGSRSVMVIYKDQIIAEKYAEGFDKETVLLGWSMTKTITSTMYGIMQKKGMVDINAKAEVPEWQNDERKEITYNNLLQMNSGLEWDENYNKISDVTKMLYLESDMSVMQREKGLTGKPNESWNYSSGTSNLLSGYLMRNKFESQQDYINFWYNELFDKIGMNSMILETDVMGNVIGSSYSWANTRDWAKFGLLYLHEGNWNGEQVIDSTWVDYAVTPTNTSGGNYGAQIWLNVDHSEYADAPEDLYFFDGYQGQRVFVIPSKDMVVVRMGINNTNKMDFNAFLKEVIGAVE from the coding sequence ATGAAAAAAATATTAGCCTATTTTTCCTTAATACTAGTACTGGGAGTTGCTTATGTAGGATATACAAATTATCCGAAGTTGGATATCATAACGGGGTATGCCTCGAAAATGGTAGCATCGGCAGTTTTTGTTGCTGACAGAACACAGGAATCGGTAAATAAATGTGATAACAATTTTTCGCCGATAAATCTTGCAAGTATCGAAGTAAATGAAAAGGAAAAGTCGGTTAGTGCAACATTATACGGGCTGAAAAAAAATAAGGCTGTATACAGGGAAGGATTAGGAGTTGTTGTAGTTACTGACGACTATGATGAAAAAGCAAATTTGATTGCTCCACAGCGTAATATTAGAGAAACTAATTTAGCATTTCCATACGGCGACATGGCACAAAAGGATACGATATTCGCCAATGTAAATTACGATTTACTAAATAAGGCAGTTGATAATTCTTTTGACATAAACCCTGACAGGATAGAGGGATCTCGTTCTGTGATGGTTATATATAAAGATCAAATTATTGCCGAAAAATATGCCGAAGGATTCGATAAGGAAACTGTATTGTTGGGTTGGTCAATGACAAAGACTATTACAAGTACCATGTACGGAATCATGCAGAAAAAAGGAATGGTAGATATAAACGCAAAAGCAGAAGTTCCGGAGTGGCAAAACGACGAAAGAAAAGAAATTACCTATAATAACCTTCTGCAGATGAACAGTGGCTTGGAGTGGGATGAGAATTATAACAAAATTTCGGACGTTACCAAAATGTTGTATTTAGAGAGCGATATGAGCGTAATGCAGAGAGAAAAAGGATTAACAGGAAAACCAAATGAATCGTGGAACTATTCATCAGGTACTTCAAATCTTTTATCGGGGTATTTAATGAGAAACAAGTTCGAATCGCAGCAGGATTATATAAATTTTTGGTATAATGAGCTGTTTGATAAAATAGGTATGAATTCAATGATTCTGGAAACTGATGTTATGGGTAATGTTATAGGATCATCGTACAGCTGGGCAAATACCAGAGACTGGGCAAAATTTGGTTTATTATACCTGCATGAAGGTAACTGGAACGGAGAACAGGTAATAGATTCAACCTGGGTTGATTATGCCGTAACTCCAACAAATACTTCCGGAGGAAATTACGGAGCTCAGATATGGCTAAACGTTGATCATTCGGAATATGCCGATGCTCCTGAAGATTTGTATTTCTTTGACGGATATCAGGGACAAAGAGTTTTTGTAATACCGTCGAAAGATATGGTAGTAGTACGTATGGGAATAAACAATACCAATAAAATGGACTTTAATGCATTTTTGAAAGAGGTGATTGGGGCTGTTGAGTGA